TAGGGGTCAAGGTGGTCGTTGATAATCCGGTAGGGCACGCCCCGCCGTTGCAGCGGCGGCTCAAGGTAGCCGCGACTGGTGCCGTAGAGCGGATTCAGGGCCAGCGTGCCGATCCCCTGCAGGGCGTCGAAATCGATCTTCCGTTCAAGGTCGGCCAGATACGCGCTGCGGGGATCGATCCGTTCCAGCAGCCCCTGCCGTTCGGCCTCTTCAAGGGTCGGCTCCTGCCAGCAGACGGTGCCCAGCAGACGGTTTGCCCGCTGCTCGATATCTTTCGTGGTTTCCGGCAGCGCCGGGCCGCCCCAGGAGGGGGAAAACTTGATGCCGTTGTACTCCGGCGGATTATGGCTGGCGGTGAAATTGATCCCGCCGTTGGCCTGCCGGCGCAGAATCTCGAAGGAGATTACCGGGGTCGGCACATCCCGGTCGCAGAGGCAGGCCTTGATACCGGCTCCGGCCAGCACCCGGGCCGCTTCCTCGGTAAAGCGACGCCCCATGAAGCGGGTGTCGCTCCCCACGATCACACCGTTGCCGGCCTGACCGTTTTCCTTGAGATGATCCGCAATGGCCTGCACCACCACCTTGACGTTGTCGAAGGTAAAATCTTCACACAGGATGCCGCGCCAGCCGGATGTGCCGAAAGCGATTCGGGTCATGCCATTCCTCCGGAAAATGAATGGGACAGCAGTGGTCTATCGACACTAATACACCGATTGATACGCCGTCAAGTCAAAGCACCCTCCCCCGTCGTCGCCACCGGAAACCGCCAAAAAGTATGGACAGTCGTCCCGTTTTTTGGTATTGACTTTTTCTTTTTGAAATTGCTAATGTTTAACTCTGTTCAGGCAGAGTTACTTTGAGGAGGATGAAGCGAATGCAGTGTCAAACCGTGCTTCCCGGTACCGAGTGTACTTTTATGGCCAAAAGCGGATGTGTCTTTCCCGACGGGTCCTGTCAGATTGTCGTGGAAAATTGCGAGGGCTGCGAACGGATCGTGAGCGGCACCATCGGTCAGGTATGCAGCGCCTATCCGGCACCGTCGAAGAAGTGGGCCAACGGCATCTGCAACTTCGCCACCCACGTCAAGGTGGAGCTCAAGGTCGAAGACCTCAAGGTCAACCCCCTCAAGGCATCCAAGAAAGCCTCCGGCGGCAAGGGCGGCAAGAAGAAGTAAACCGCTCCGACAGCGTGTCAGCCAATCGGGGGGAGCCTGCTCCCCCCGTTTCGTTTCCGCACCCGGACAAACGTCATGTCATTCGATACGCTCGCCTGTCCTTCCTGCGGCGCAGCGGTTATCCGCTACCGCAACCCCTTCCCCACCGTAGACATCATCATCGAACGTGCGGGGCGCATCGTGCTGATCAAGCGCAAGAATCCGCCTCACGGCTGGGCGCTGCCGGGCGGGTTCGTCGATTACGGCGAGTCGCTGGAGCAGGCTGCGATTCGTGAAGCACGCGAGGAAACCTCCCTGGAGATCCGCAACCTTCGTCTTTTGGGCTGCTACTCCGATCCTGCCCGGGACAGCCGCTTCCACACCATCTCTACCGTTTTCATCGCCGAAGCGTCCGGTATCCCCCAGGCAGCCGACGATGCCGCCGAACTCGCTCTGTTTTCCCCTGCCAACCTGCCTGCGCCGCTCTGCTTCGATCACGCCCGCATTCTGGACGATTACGTGCATTCGTTGCGCCGGCCGCAACCAGACTCGTCAAGAGAATAGGACCAGATCCGGCTCTGCGGAAAGCAGACCGAGTTCTGCCCCATAGGCGTAGAACAAGCGCAGTCCATCCAGTTCTTTTTTCCCGAGATTGTAAGAGATGTTATCCCGCCAGTAGGCGATCAGTCGTTCCCTTCCCATCCATGACGCCTCCTCTGCCTGCGCCGCAATCCGTTCCCGCTCCCGGCAGGCGTACTCTTTTGCCACCAGCAGTTGACCGGCCAGCGTAGCCATCTCCTGCCGATGCTCTGCTGCCGCCGTCCGGGTACAGAACCAGAGCGCAAAGACAAAGGGGAGTCCGGTCCAGTCATACCAGAGGGAACCGAGGTCGTAAACGTACGGAGCAGGCCCCACCTGGGAGGAGCGCAGGGCCGCATCACCGATCAGCAGCATCGCCGGCGCCTCCTCCAGGGCGGCGACTATCCCGGAGTCGCTGACGCGAAAGGTGCAGCGACAGCCGAAACGCTTGCTCATCAGGATTTTGAGCAGGTTGACCGAGGTTGCCGATTCGGCGGAAAGCAGGACCGTCCGACCGTCCAGCTCCTCAAGGGGGACGCGGGAAAAGAGCAGCACGCTGGCAACCGGCCCGGCGCTGCTGATGGAGAGTTCCGGGAGGATCAGATACCGTTCCGCATTAACGGCGTACGCAAAGGAGGAAGAGGGACAGACGTCGATCTCTCCGGCTGCCAGCATACTGTTCAAGACCGCCGGAACACCGGACACGATCTGGTAGCCTTCACAGGGAAAGCAGGTAGTAAGCCCCCGGAAGAGCGGTGTGACGTTGGCGTAATCGATCCGGCCGATCCGCAGCATCAACGAACGTCCCGGTACAGCCGGTCGGCATCGGGCGCCACCATCCGGACCTGCTGCTGCTCCAGAATCACCCCGGTCGCTTTCCAGAGCTGGGTAACAGCCGTGTCATAGGCGACCTGGGCTTTGATCTGGTTCTGCTTCGCCGTCGCCAGATCGTGTTCAACATCCAGCACATCCTTGGTGGTTGCCAGCCCCACCTCAGCCTTGCGCACAAAGGCGTTCAGGCGCTCCTCGGCAAAACGGCGCCCCCGTTCCGCCACTTCCAGCAGCTTGAAGTTGGCCTCAATGGCCCTGAGCGCCGCCCGCACTTCGTTGACGATCAGCTCCTGCTGGTTACGGATCTGTACCGAGAGTTGATCACTCTTGAGGCGGTTCTTGCGATACTCGTTCTCCGCGGCGCTGTTACCCAGGGGATAGGAAAAAGTCAACCCGACCCCCCAGGCGGGGTAGTTGCCCGACCCCAGCCGGTCCATGTCCCGGGAATAGCTCTCCCCCAGCCCCGAGGCTGCGGCCGAAGCAGTCAGGTTCAGATCGGGCCGGGTACGGTTATCGGCAACCCGCGCCTGTAGCTCGGCGGCGTCACGGTTGCGCTGCAGCTCCTTCAACTCAGGGCGGTTGGCCAGGGCACGTCCGACCTCCTCCTGTTCGGACGTGCCATAGCGGCTGGTCAGCGGCTGGTCCACCGCCTCAAGCACGCCGAGCACCTCCAGTTGTACCAGTTGACGCAGCAAGTCGGACTGGTCGGTCACCGCCCGCTCCGCATCGATCAGTTCTTTCTCCCGCGAAGCCACCCCGTACTGGGCGTTCAGTATCTCCATGGCCGGCAACACACCGGCGACGACCCGCGCCTGGGTCTCGGACAGGATTCGCCGGGCCAGCTCCAGGGAAACCCGTGCCACCTCCTGCTCCCGCTGCAAACTGTACAATTTGAAATATTCGGTTCGCACCTGGGTTACCAACGTCATCAGGCGGCTCTGCAGCTTTTCAAGGGTAGCATCCTTGCCGAGCCGGGCCACTTCGATGGTCAGTTCCGTGGCCTCGCGACCGAAATTCTTCAGGAGCGGCTGGCTGAGGGTCAGCCCCAGCGTGGAATCCCAGTAGGAGGACAGGCCGACGGCGGCGGCGGTCTGGTCGGAGGAGAGATAGCTGTTCTCGTAGTCGAGCGAAACCGTGGCGCCGCTGGGAAGCACCTGACTGACGCCGGCATTGAGCTGCACGGAACGGGACCAGAGTTTGCGGGATGCCTGCAGCAGGGAATAGGAGGTCGTTTCGCCCACCGACGTGGTCAGGCTGAGGGTCGGGTTGTACAGGCCACGGCTTTTGCGATACTCCGCCTCCTGCATGGCCGGGTTGTACAGCTCCGCCTTCAGGTCCAGGTTCCGCTCGACAGCCGACCTGATCGCATCGGACAACGTCAGCGGCACCCTGTCCGCTCCGTGGGCCACGCCGCTCACCAGCATCAGCAGACCTACTGCCTGCACCATCATCCGTCGCATAGACATTCCCCTCACCCCGTCTCCCGGCACTATAGAAAAAGGGCGGTGTTACCCGCCCTTTCGGAGAATCCTGTCAGTCCGCGTCAGACATCCCGGTCTTCAATGTACTCCAGGTAGTCGTCCGCCGACATCAGCGATTTCAGCTCGTCGGGATCATCGACTGAAA
The window above is part of the Trichlorobacter ammonificans genome. Proteins encoded here:
- a CDS encoding PxxKW family cysteine-rich protein yields the protein MQCQTVLPGTECTFMAKSGCVFPDGSCQIVVENCEGCERIVSGTIGQVCSAYPAPSKKWANGICNFATHVKVELKVEDLKVNPLKASKKASGGKGGKKK
- a CDS encoding NUDIX hydrolase; protein product: MSFDTLACPSCGAAVIRYRNPFPTVDIIIERAGRIVLIKRKNPPHGWALPGGFVDYGESLEQAAIREAREETSLEIRNLRLLGCYSDPARDSRFHTISTVFIAEASGIPQAADDAAELALFSPANLPAPLCFDHARILDDYVHSLRRPQPDSSRE
- a CDS encoding menaquinone biosynthetic enzyme MqnA/MqnD family protein, which codes for MLRIGRIDYANVTPLFRGLTTCFPCEGYQIVSGVPAVLNSMLAAGEIDVCPSSSFAYAVNAERYLILPELSISSAGPVASVLLFSRVPLEELDGRTVLLSAESATSVNLLKILMSKRFGCRCTFRVSDSGIVAALEEAPAMLLIGDAALRSSQVGPAPYVYDLGSLWYDWTGLPFVFALWFCTRTAAAEHRQEMATLAGQLLVAKEYACRERERIAAQAEEASWMGRERLIAYWRDNISYNLGKKELDGLRLFYAYGAELGLLSAEPDLVLFS
- a CDS encoding TolC family protein, which produces MSMRRMMVQAVGLLMLVSGVAHGADRVPLTLSDAIRSAVERNLDLKAELYNPAMQEAEYRKSRGLYNPTLSLTTSVGETTSYSLLQASRKLWSRSVQLNAGVSQVLPSGATVSLDYENSYLSSDQTAAAVGLSSYWDSTLGLTLSQPLLKNFGREATELTIEVARLGKDATLEKLQSRLMTLVTQVRTEYFKLYSLQREQEVARVSLELARRILSETQARVVAGVLPAMEILNAQYGVASREKELIDAERAVTDQSDLLRQLVQLEVLGVLEAVDQPLTSRYGTSEQEEVGRALANRPELKELQRNRDAAELQARVADNRTRPDLNLTASAAASGLGESYSRDMDRLGSGNYPAWGVGLTFSYPLGNSAAENEYRKNRLKSDQLSVQIRNQQELIVNEVRAALRAIEANFKLLEVAERGRRFAEERLNAFVRKAEVGLATTKDVLDVEHDLATAKQNQIKAQVAYDTAVTQLWKATGVILEQQQVRMVAPDADRLYRDVR